One segment of Saprospiraceae bacterium DNA contains the following:
- a CDS encoding 4-hydroxyproline epimerase: protein MTESTNHQILAIKSFFCIDAHTCGNPVRVVAGGGPVLEGTDMSEKRQHFLREFDWIRRGLMFEPRGHDMMSGSILYPPSDPANDVGILFIETSGCLPMCGHGTIGTVTVAIEQGLVMPKQPGFLKLEVPAGEILAEYKQEGKKIKSVKIRNVKSFLHSENIEVDCSGLGRLKLDVAYGGNFYGIVDPQENFPGMEHFTAEQLVVWAREIRQRVNEKHTFVHPENPTISGMSHVQWTGKTLNANSTARNAVFYGDKAIDRSPCGTGTSARMAQWHAKGKLKLGQEFIHESIIGSQFIGRIEEETTLAARPAIVPSIEGWAIVHGFNHILFDDDDPYVHGFQVV from the coding sequence ATAACAGAATCAACAAATCACCAGATTTTGGCTATCAAATCATTCTTCTGCATTGATGCCCACACCTGTGGCAACCCCGTGCGCGTCGTCGCGGGCGGCGGCCCGGTGCTCGAAGGCACCGACATGAGCGAAAAGCGCCAGCATTTCCTGCGCGAATTCGATTGGATTCGGCGTGGACTCATGTTTGAGCCACGCGGTCACGACATGATGTCAGGCAGCATCCTCTACCCGCCGAGTGACCCGGCAAACGACGTAGGCATCCTTTTCATCGAAACGAGCGGCTGTCTGCCCATGTGCGGGCATGGCACCATCGGCACGGTCACCGTCGCCATTGAGCAGGGTTTGGTAATGCCGAAGCAGCCCGGTTTTTTGAAACTTGAAGTTCCGGCTGGGGAAATTTTGGCTGAGTATAAGCAGGAGGGTAAAAAAATTAAGTCGGTGAAAATCAGGAACGTAAAGTCGTTTTTGCACTCCGAAAACATCGAAGTCGACTGTTCGGGTTTGGGAAGGCTGAAACTTGATGTGGCCTACGGCGGCAACTTCTACGGCATCGTTGACCCGCAGGAAAACTTTCCCGGTATGGAGCATTTTACGGCAGAACAGCTCGTCGTATGGGCACGGGAAATTCGCCAAAGAGTGAATGAAAAACACACGTTCGTTCACCCTGAAAACCCGACGATTTCAGGCATGAGCCATGTACAGTGGACGGGTAAAACCTTGAACGCCAACTCGACAGCTCGCAACGCCGTTTTTTATGGCGACAAAGCGATTGACCGCTCGCCTTGCGGCACCGGTACTTCGGCGCGCATGGCGCAATGGCACGCGAAAGGGAAACTAAAACTGGGTCAGGAATTCATACACGAGAGCATCATCGGCTCACAATTCATAGGCCGAATAGAAGAAGAAACGACCTTGGCCGCCCGCCCGGCCATTGTGCCCAGCATTGAAGGCTGGGCAATTGTTCATGGGTTCAATCACATCCTTTTCGACGATGATGACCCGTATGTGCATGGTTTTCAAGTGGTTTGA
- a CDS encoding gluconate 2-dehydrogenase subunit 3 family protein yields the protein MNRRELLQRTSLLIGGSLLGADSLLAKNIDWDALDDLPEDYAGIGLFSKSQIKLMNEVADTIIPTTDTPGAKAAKVGQFMAVMVSDCYEPDDQKRFIDGLATLESECQKRYGKKSFTKLSSAQRTEFLTAVDKERREFQKNKKKREDPNHYFQAFKDLALWGYFTSEIGATQALRFVEYPGKYTTVDYKKGDRAWGGY from the coding sequence ATGAATAGAAGAGAACTTCTCCAACGCACATCCCTCCTCATCGGCGGCAGCCTGCTCGGCGCCGACAGCCTGCTGGCAAAAAACATTGACTGGGATGCCCTCGACGACCTGCCCGAAGACTACGCGGGCATCGGCCTGTTCAGCAAAAGTCAAATCAAGCTCATGAACGAAGTGGCCGACACCATCATCCCCACGACCGACACGCCAGGTGCAAAGGCTGCCAAAGTCGGGCAGTTCATGGCCGTCATGGTGAGCGACTGCTACGAACCCGACGACCAAAAACGCTTCATAGACGGCCTTGCCACTTTGGAATCTGAGTGCCAAAAACGATACGGCAAAAAGTCGTTCACGAAACTCTCGTCGGCGCAACGCACAGAGTTTTTGACAGCTGTGGACAAGGAACGCCGGGAATTTCAGAAAAACAAAAAGAAGCGGGAAGACCCGAATCACTACTTTCAGGCATTCAAAGACCTCGCGCTGTGGGGCTATTTCACCTCCGAAATTGGCGCGACACAGGCGCTGCGCTTCGTCGAGTATCCCGGCAAATACACGACGGTTGACTACAAAAAAGGCGACCGCGCGTGGGGAGGGTATTGA
- a CDS encoding GMC family oxidoreductase — MAEKYDAIVVGSGIAGGWAAKELTEKGLKTIMLERGKNVRHVVDYQAATKKIWEFPHRGRLTNEMKATHPVQKRDYPYNEFTPDWWVNDLECPYTEVKRFDWYRGFHVGGKSLMWGRQSYRLSDFDFEANAKEGIAIDWPIRYADIAPWYDYVEEFAGISGSLEGLPQLPDGKFLPPMELNIVEKEVAARIKAKWEHRRMIIGRVANLTQEHKGRGSCQYRNLCARGCQFGAYFSTQSSTLPAAVATGNLTLRPFSIVNQILYDKDKKRAKGVLVIDAETMQTIEYEAKIIFVCGSTLGSTQLLLNSIEMGGLPDGIGNSSGQLGHNLMDHHFRCGAGGIVEGYEDKITYGRRANGIYVPRFRNLFGDKRDYLRGFGYQGAASRQGWSREVAELSVGAAFKEALCEPGQWSIGMGGFGEMLPYYENKVTLDKTRKDKWGQYVLAIDCELKENEYKMRKDMMADAAEMLEASGVKNVNTFDNGSFPGMAIHEMGTMRMGADPKTSVLNRWNQMHDVPNVFVTDGSCMTSISCVNPSLTFMALTARAADYAVGELKKGNL; from the coding sequence ATGGCAGAGAAATACGACGCAATTGTGGTCGGCTCCGGTATCGCCGGAGGCTGGGCGGCAAAAGAACTCACCGAAAAAGGTCTCAAAACCATCATGCTAGAACGCGGCAAAAACGTCCGACATGTCGTGGACTATCAAGCCGCAACGAAGAAAATCTGGGAATTCCCGCACCGGGGCAGGCTCACCAACGAGATGAAAGCCACCCACCCCGTGCAAAAGCGCGACTACCCCTACAACGAGTTCACGCCCGACTGGTGGGTCAACGACCTCGAATGCCCATACACCGAGGTGAAGCGTTTCGACTGGTATCGTGGCTTCCACGTCGGCGGCAAATCGCTCATGTGGGGTCGCCAAAGTTATCGCCTCAGCGACTTCGACTTTGAGGCCAACGCCAAAGAAGGCATCGCTATTGACTGGCCGATTCGCTATGCCGACATTGCGCCGTGGTACGATTATGTGGAAGAGTTTGCTGGCATCAGCGGCTCGTTGGAAGGACTGCCACAACTGCCCGACGGCAAGTTTTTGCCGCCGATGGAACTCAATATCGTGGAAAAAGAAGTGGCCGCCCGCATCAAGGCGAAATGGGAGCATCGCCGCATGATAATCGGTCGTGTGGCCAACCTGACCCAAGAGCACAAAGGGCGTGGCTCTTGCCAGTATCGCAACCTGTGCGCACGCGGTTGCCAGTTCGGGGCGTATTTCAGCACCCAATCGTCCACCTTGCCTGCCGCTGTCGCCACCGGGAATTTGACCTTGCGGCCATTCTCCATCGTCAATCAAATTCTTTATGACAAAGACAAAAAACGGGCGAAAGGCGTGCTGGTCATTGATGCCGAAACGATGCAAACCATTGAGTACGAAGCCAAAATCATCTTCGTCTGCGGCTCCACGCTCGGCTCTACACAGCTGCTTCTGAACTCCATCGAGATGGGCGGCCTGCCCGACGGCATCGGCAACTCAAGCGGCCAACTCGGCCACAACCTCATGGACCACCACTTCCGCTGCGGCGCTGGCGGCATCGTGGAAGGCTACGAGGACAAAATCACTTACGGCCGCCGCGCCAACGGCATCTACGTCCCGCGTTTCCGCAATCTTTTCGGCGATAAACGAGATTACTTGCGTGGCTTCGGCTATCAAGGTGCTGCCAGCCGTCAGGGCTGGAGCCGCGAGGTGGCCGAACTCAGCGTTGGCGCTGCTTTCAAAGAAGCGCTTTGCGAACCCGGCCAATGGAGCATTGGCATGGGTGGCTTCGGCGAAATGTTGCCGTACTACGAAAACAAGGTCACGCTCGACAAAACACGGAAAGACAAATGGGGCCAGTATGTCCTTGCTATTGACTGCGAACTCAAAGAAAACGAGTACAAAATGCGCAAAGACATGATGGCCGACGCCGCCGAAATGCTCGAAGCCTCTGGCGTGAAAAACGTCAACACCTTCGACAACGGCTCCTTCCCCGGCATGGCCATCCACGAAATGGGCACGATGCGAATGGGCGCCGACCCGAAAACCTCCGTGCTCAACCGCTGGAATCAGATGCACGATGTGCCCAACGTATTCGTCACCGACGGCTCTTGCATGACCTCCATCTCCTGTGTCAATCCCTCGCTCACCTTCATGGCGCTCACGGCGCGGGCGGCGGATTATGCGGTGGGGGAGTTGAAGAAGGGGAATTTGTAG
- a CDS encoding four helix bundle protein: MAKLTHFEELEAWKACREVVRWVRKIVKENFPKDYDLKDNMSRAARSTTRNIAEGFGRHHHGENIQFVRISRGSLYEVWDDAISAKEDGYLTSEEFSEGVKKIETAITIVNGYIRYLSSLL; this comes from the coding sequence ATGGCAAAACTTACTCACTTTGAAGAATTGGAAGCGTGGAAAGCCTGCCGTGAGGTCGTGCGATGGGTGAGGAAAATCGTCAAGGAAAATTTCCCGAAAGACTACGATTTGAAAGACAACATGAGCCGTGCTGCTCGCTCCACTACTCGAAATATTGCCGAAGGATTTGGAAGACATCATCACGGGGAGAATATTCAATTTGTGCGAATTTCACGAGGTTCGCTCTACGAAGTTTGGGACGATGCCATTTCAGCCAAAGAGGACGGCTATCTGACGTCAGAAGAATTTTCAGAAGGCGTGAAAAAAATTGAAACTGCTATCACCATTGTAAACGGCTACATTCGTTATTTGAGTTCTTTGCTCTAA